One part of the Hydra vulgaris chromosome 01, alternate assembly HydraT2T_AEP genome encodes these proteins:
- the LOC136074583 gene encoding jerky protein homolog-like translates to MHLFGEGAKVDKDDPVLLQQLEDLYSVIKTYRPENVYNMDETGLFFRLLPRYSLLMPTESLVTTRSKKKSKERVTLVICSNATGSQNTIFYDWKSCTTCLYSRTWPIPYFCQKNAWMDVSVCQKWLNEVFYPEFKPKNGLPVLLLLDNVPGNFEAFERNLVKVVFFPPNCTSWKQPCDMGIIAALKKRYKYLYLSDILSYYSLDVNTKECLKESSLLCKRGAAGVEYGKPAHLLDAAKYVNLAWKSIQPSSIKNCFDKAELFQINK, encoded by the coding sequence ATGCATCTCTTTGGAGAAGGAGCTAAAGTTGACAAAGATGATCCTGTTCTTCTTCAGCAACTTGAAGACCTTTACTCAGTTATTAAAACGTACAGACCcgaaaatgtatataatatggACGAAACTGGACTTTTTTTTCGCTTGCTGCCTAGATATTCTCTGTTAATGCCTACTGAAAGCTTAGTAACTacaagaagtaaaaaaaaatctaaagaaagAGTGACTTTAGTTATTTGCTCCAACGCAACAGGATCACAAAATACCATATTCTATGATTGGAAAAGCTGCACGACCTGCTTGTATAGTAGAACATGGCCTATACCGTATTTTTGTCAGAAAAATGCATGGATGGATGTCTCTGTATGTCAGAAATGGTTGAATGAAGTCTTTTATCCTGAATTTAAACCCAAAAATGGCTTGCCTGTTCTTTTATTATTAGACAATGTACCTGGAAATTTTGAGGCGTTTGAGCGAAATcttgtaaaagttgttttcttcCCTCCAAATTGCACAAGTTGGAAGCAACCATGTGATATGGGGATTATTGCGGCTCTCAAGAAGcgatataaatatctatatctcTCAGACATATTGTCATATTACAGCCTCGATGTAAACACAAAGGAATGTCTGAAAGAAAGTAGTCTTTTGTGCAAAAGAGGTGCAGCAGGAGTTGAATACGGGAAGCCCGCACATCTTCTTGACGCTGCTAAGTATGTCAATTTGGCTTGGAAATCAATTCAACCTTCA